The genomic stretch CTTTATTTAGGCGGACAAACTTTAAATGTTTACAGCGGAATAGGTATAATAATGCTTGTAGGAATAGTAGTTAATAACGGAATAGTTTTGATAGATTATATGAATAAGGTTGTGCTTGAAAAAAATATAAGCTGGGACAGTGCTGCTTTGGAGTCATGCAAAAGAAGATTAAGACCAGTACTCATGACATCATTAACTACAATATTAGGTCTTCTTCCTATGATATTTGAAGTTGGAAATGGAAGCGAAATGTACCGACCTTTAGCTATAGCGGTTTGCGGCGGATTATTATTTTCTACTATGTTTACGCTTATAATAATACCTTCTGTATATTCTAGCTTTAGAAACAGATTTAATATAAAGATAAGAAACGATTAATTATATTTGTAATTTTTTTCTCACTCCCGCCCTTTAAAGTTTAAAATTTTATTCTGAAATAAAGATTTTCTTAATGCTTGTTACTTAATTAATAAAAGCACACCCGCCCAAGCGTTTATTAAATTTTAGGTATTTAACAGCACGCGGTGAGCGGAATTAAAATTTATAGTGAAATTATGTAATTTCTGACTAGCTTTGTTTATAAAGTGGTTTTAACGCGTGGTGAAATAAGTTTATATATATTAAAAAACCTGCCCCAATAAAACTATTAAGACAGGCTTTTTTAAATATGATTGTTTTATTTAACAGATAAATTATGCTTTAGGTCCAAATTTAAATCCTAACTGTAATCCTATGTCAAAAGTACCTCCGTCAAGAAAAGGACCACTTACACTTCCGTCAGTGGCAACTTTAGGCATGAAATCATAACCTAAATATAAACCTACATTCATAGCTATTTTATCAGTAAAGAATATAGAATAATCGAAAGTACCCTTTATATATCCTATTAATGCTGTAGAATACATAGTACCTATATAATTCATATTTAATTTAAGACTTCCAGCATCAGTATCTCCATATTTAACATTAATAGATGAAGCCATAGGGATTTTTACTCCTCCGCCTATACCTATTGCAAATGCTCCAATATTTACTTTAGGGAGCAATCCTATTTGTATGCTTTCAAAAGATTGGGATAAAGTCATTTTAGGTGCTCCTGTCATACCTGTTGCAGCCTCACCATCCATAGAGAAAGCAAAAGTGTCATGTGCATATCCTATTTCTCCTAATATGCTAATACCTAAACCATCAGTTATACTAATCATATAACCTAATTGAGCAGTAACTCCAATATCAAAGCCAACTCCTCCTTTAATAACATTTTTTGGTGTTCCTGCAGGTAATTTAGGAATACCTATGCTTAATCCAAATGGTACATTGAGTATAAACTCGAATCCGCTTGCTGCGAATGCTGATGTACTTAATGCTGCTGATAATACAGCTGTGAAAATGATTTTTTTTAAGTGTTTCATAAAAAACTCCTTTTAATATTTTTTTATTTATAACAATTAAAGATTTTGATCTTTAACAAGTTATCAAAGATATAAAATGTATTTTGAATATAAATTAAAAAGGTATTAATTAGATTTTTCGATTTATTAATTTTTTTTATTTGTGCAATGCGAAAAGAAATATGATGTATTATTAAGTTGTATAGATTGTATAGTGATTTTTTTGATAATTTTAGTGAATAGTTATGCTGTATGCTGTATGCTGTATGCTGTATGCTGTATGCTGTATGCTTTCATAGTAATTAATTTCTCCGTCTAAATTAACTGAATACATATTAAATTAATAAATAAAATTGTCAATATTTATTAAAGAATATTTGTGTTTTTTTTTTTTATTATTGCTAATAAAAATTGTTCGCTAAAAACATATAGCAGATGAATTTGCTATATGCTCACAATTTTTATATTTGGCTTTCTAATATTAAAAATTATTATTTTTTATTAAAAACATAATAATATTAAAGATATATAATTTTTCTTATGTTATTTTTACTTTTTTCCGATAAAGTATTATAGTAGTATTTTTTAAGGTAATGACGTATGAAACATAGAATATTATTACTTTTATTTATAATTATAAGCTGTTCTAATATATTTGCCCAAAATGATAACTTTTTGGATACAATTATGTTGGATCAAATTAAAAGAGTTTATCCTAATGATAATGTAGTAGCACCGTCCAGTTATGTTATTAGTATGAACTTTGATTTAAATAGATATAGATTAAATGAACCTATAACTATGGAAATAAAGATATATGCCAAAAAAGGAACTGTAAGTTTTACAAACTCCATTAATCCTTTTAATAATTATAGCTTTACAGTTTATGATAATTACAATAATCCAGTAGTATCATCAGACAATTATACTTTATGGAAATATAAAAATGAAAGATCTTTAGATTCTTCTAAAGACAGAGTAGTAACTCTTAATGAAGGCGAAAGTTTTTCATATTATGTAGATTTAAATAATTGGTTTTACTTTGACAAAACTGGAAGATACCGAGTAGAATGCAGTTTTAATCCTATGCCGGAAATAAGTGATAATTTTTCTATGAAAGCCGATACAGCTTATTTCTTATTAGATAATGCTAGAACCTATCAGCAGCAGGGAAATACAACACCTTATAATGTTGTAACTAATATTTCACAGTTAGAACAATTCTCACCTTACAGTGTTGTATCCAATACTTTATTTTCTATGAAAAATAGGGATTGGACTAATTATTTCAGCTACATGCATATGCCTTCTATAATAAGCATAAGCCAAAGATATTATGAAGCATACAGAAATAATTACAGCAATAGCTATCTCGAAGACTTTACAGATACCGGAGTGCGTCAGAAGGCTAGAACATTAAGTTTTGAGGCATTTTTAAGAGATCAGTTTGCTGATGGAATTAGTGCCAGCATGCTAAGAACTAATTTTGGCAATAATTTCTTAAATAATTTGGAAATGGCTTATAAATCCAGTAATATAAGAGAACTTGCTATAAGATTTGATATTCTTTACAGAACTTCTTTGCCTGAAGACAGAAAAGTATTATTTGATGAGTTTAAAAAATATTTGGCTTCAGCTTATGACAGACAGGTAAGAAATAATTTTATAGCGGAACTTCAAAGAGATGTTATATCTACTAAAGATGCTAAATTAAAAGAGCATTATAGTGCCATTTTGAATATGATTAGAAATGAATATGATCCTGCAGTAAATTATACTCTTCTAAACTATACTATCGATAAAACAACAATTACTGAAGATTATGGTTTGCCTAGAGCAGAAGTTGAAACTAGACTTTATCATAGATATTTTAACGCTGATACTGGCGATGTTTATGACCCTGTTGTAAGAAGAACATTTATATTAAGACAGATGGGTCAGTATTGGTATATTGTTAATTATTATGATACTGTTGTAAATTAAGAAAATAATTAATTGATAATAAGGGGCGTTTAAGAATATTTTTCGCTTCTTATTATTTTTATATGCTATTTCAAAAAATAAATTTATTTTTAAGCTATTGCAAAAAGACTAATTTTATAATATAATATAAACTTAATATCAAAAATTATATTATTTTACTTTTAATGGAGAAGCAAAATGAAAAAAGATATACACCCTCAATACTTTGAAACAGATGTAAACTGTGCCTGCGGAGCGAACTTTAAAATACATTCCGTACAAAAAACTTTACACGTAGATATTTGTCATAACTGCCACCCTTTCTTTACAGGTAAGCAAAAAATTCTTGATACAGCAGGAAGAGTTGATAAATTTAAAAAACGTTATGGCTTAAAAAAATAATTTATGAATCAAAACCGTTCGTCTAAAAATAAAACTATAATTTTAGATGGAGATGATGCAGAAAAGTTTTCCAAACGTTTAATAACTTTAAAAGAAAAAACTAGTCTTGATTCTATTCTTAACAAGACAATTTGTAATGATTTTTTTGAGTCTATAAATTATCTTCCCGATAATTTTATAGACTTAGCTATTATAGATCCCCCTTATAATTTAAATAAAGATTTCGGTAATCTTAATTTTAGAAAAAAATCGGACAATGATTATAATCAGTATATAGATTCTTTTATAAGTTTGATTATACCTCATCTGAAAAAAACGGCTTCTATATATGTATGCTGCGATTTATTTTCAAGCTCTGCTGTGTATGATGTGCTTAGTAAATATTTTATTGTGCGAAATAGAATTACTTGGCAGAGAGAAAAGGGAAGAGGGGCCCAATTTAATTGGAAGAATGCTTTGGAAGATATATGGTTTGCTACAGTGTCAAATAATTATTATTTTAATATAGATGCTGTAAAGATGAAAAGAAGAGTAATAGCTCCATACAGAGAAGAGGGTAAGCCAAAAGACTGGCAGGAAACGGAGGAAGGAAAATTTAGATTAACTCACCCTTCTAATTTTTGGGATGATATAAGTGTGCCTTATTGGTCTATGGCAGAAAATACTACGCACCCTACACAAAAGCCTGAAAAATTAATTGCAAAATTACTTTTGGCAAGTTCAAAAGAGGGTGATATAGTTTTTGATCCTTTTGTAGGAAGCGGTACTACTGTAGTAGTTGCAAATAAATTAAATAGAAAATATGTATCTATAGAAATGGATAAATATTATGCATTACTTACTGAGTATAGATTAGAAAAATCAAATACTGATAAAAATATTCAGGGATTTGCTGATGGGGTTTTTTGGGAAAGAAATACTTATTCATATTTAAAATCATTAATGACAAAAACTAAAAAAGATAACATCTGATAAAATATTAACTTCGATCTCATAATATTTAGGAGTTTATATAATATGAAATTCATAATTGAAAATAAAGTATTTGAAACTTTAAATGAGCTTTCTGTTGCTGTAGTTGTAGCAAAAAATATTGATAATACTAAAAAGATAGATGATATATCCTCTATGCTTGAAGAGAATATTTTGAATGCAGAAAAAGATTTTGATAATATAAAGGTAAAAGAAAGCGAATATATAAAATGTTATAGAGATGCCTTTCAAAAACTTAATATTAATCCAAACAAATTTATGTGTTCTATAGAGGCATTACTTACTAGAATATCAAAAAAGAAAGGAATGCCTAATATAAATGCTGTTGTCGATTTAGTAAATGCTGTATCAATAAAATATAAACTCCCTATGGGGGCACATGATTTGGATTCTATGAAAGAGGATTTTTATATAAGATACTCAAAAAAAGGAGATATTTTTATCCCTTTCGGAGAAACTGAAAGCGAAGAAGTTGATGAAAATGAATTAGTATATGTTTCTTCTAATGATGTAAGAACTAGAAGATGGATATGGAGGCAAAGCGAACATGGAAAAATTGTTGAAACTTCTTCAAATATAATATTTCCTATAGATGCTTTTTTAGGTGTTAATGATGATAGGGCTATTAGTGCTAGAGATGAGCTTAGCTCTCTGCTTTCTAAATTCTTTAACTGCACTATTGAAGTAGGAATGATTAATGCAGAAAATAATTATATAGAGTTTTAATTAAGAGTAAAAAATATATTATAAAATTTTAACAATCTATTTTACTACGCATTAAAACAGTTTTTTAATAAACTAATCAATAATTTACATAATCTCATTATAAATTACAATGCTGTTAAAAACAGAAAATTTAAAAAAAACGCTTGTGCGGGAAGTTAAAGTATAAAAATGCTTGGTTATTGTATTTTTTTACAAAAGACCAAGCATTTTTTATTTACTTTTTATTTTATTAATCCAATATCTTTTCTGTAGTATTTATCTTTAAAATCTATTTTTTCAATATCTTCATAAGTAAGTTTTCTGGCCTCTTCTAAAGTGTCAGCAATATTAACTACATTAAGAACACGTCCTCCGTCAGTAACAATATTATTATTTTCATCTATTTTAGCACCTGCAATAAAGCACTTACCTTTTATATTTTCAATACCTTCTATTTTGTATCCTTTGTTATAACTAGCAGGATATCCGCCTGATGCCATTACAACACAGCATGCATGCTTATTTTTCCATTTGATATTTAAACTTGATATGTCTTTTTTCATAGCAGATTCTATAATAGATAAATAGTCAGTATCTAAAAGCTGAAGCACTGCCTGAGTTTCAGGATCTCCCATTCTCACATTGTACTCAAGCAAATACACACCTTTTTTTGTTATCATAATCCCAAAAAATATAATTCCGGCAAATGACATTTTTTCAGCCTTTATTCCTTTAAGTGTAGGCTCTAATATATCTTTTATAAATAATTCTTCTGCTTCTTTTGTATAGTACGGATTCGGTGCTATAACTCCCATTCCTCCGGTATTGTTTCCAGTATCATTATCACCTATCTTTTTATGATCTTTAGCAGATATAAAAGGTATTATAACATTGCTGTCAGTTACTGAAAGTATAGAAGCTTCATAACCCTCTAAAAACTCTTCTATTACTATTTCATCGCCTGCTTCTTTAAATATTTTTTTAATCATTATATCTTCTAAAGCATTTTGAGCCTCTTTTTTATCTTGACATATTAAAACACCTTTACCTAAAGCAAGTCCGCTCGCCTTTATAACTATAGGATAGCTGCATTTATTTAAATATTCACTTGCTTTATTATAATCAGTAAATGTTTCATATTCTGCAGTTTTAACTCCATACTTTTTCATAAAATTTTTTGAATATGCTTTAGAGCCTTCAAGTATGGCAGCATGTTTATTAGGTCCGAATATTTTAAGTCCGTTTTCTTCAAACTTATCAGCTATTCCATATACAAGCATTTCTTCGCTTCCTACAATAGTTAAATCAATATTTTCATTTTTAGCAAAGTTTAATATTTCATCTATAGTAGAAATGTTTACATTTTTACATTTTTTTTCTCTATGAGTTCCAGCATTTCCTAAAGCACAATATATTTTTGATACTCTTTCATTTTTACTCAAATTATTGCAAATGGCATGCTCTCTGGCACCTGAACCTATAACAAGTATTTTCATGATTTTATCCTTTAATTAATAAATAATAATATAGCAGAGTATTATTATAAAAAGAATTTTCTTTATTAGCTTTATTATACTTAAAATATAAACTTTGTCAAAAATTAGTTTTTATATTTTTATTCTTTTTTTGTGCTATATGGCAAGATTTGTTTTACTATTATTTTATCAAGATTATAGGTATTGATGAAATTTGTCGTATAGGCAGTCACAACCTATGTATTTTAAGACAGCATATAATTATATTTTAAGGTTTAATAAATATAATTATTAATTATATTTATTAAAAAAATGTAAATCCATAAAAAAATTTCAAATAAATTTGAAAAATGGGGATAATTTTACTATACTTATGATATAGGTTAATGTTCACGTGAACATTAACTAGCAAACTAATATGAGGATAATATGATCAGTAACTTTATTTTCACTAATTGTACTCGAGTTCAGTTCAGTTCAGTTCAGTTCAGTTATATGTAGAATTCTATTCTATTCTATTCTATTCTATTCTATTCTATTCTATTCTAGAATAATAGAAAATAAAATACTTTTTACATCTTATATCATTTCTAAACTTTTTTCAAGACCATTCTGCATTTACCAGTTAAATGCTTATTATAAAAATACAATATTTATAGAGGAGTTTATATCATGAAAAAAAATTTAATTATCTCTTTTGTATTGATATGTGCATTTGTATTTGCAATATCTTGTAATAATAAAAACGTTACAGGAGCAGGCGGAGGTAATACTGGAGGTTCAGGCGGAGGCAGTACTGTTGGAAGCGGTTATGTACTCCCTGCTGGTTCTTTAAGTCAGGAAGAACAAAATCAACCTATGGATCCGAATAATAACTATACTACATTGTGGACAGCTGGTCAAGGAGCAACTGGATATAGAATACCTGCTTTGGCAGTAACAAGAAATGGAGTGATAGTTGCAGCAGCAGATAGAAGACATAATGGTTATCAAGATTTAGGTAAACAAAATGTTATAGATGTTGTTGTAAGAACAAGTAAGGATTTGGGTAAAACTTGGTCAGAAAGCAAAGTTGTAGTACAAGCAAATAATATAACAGATTCTTATGGCGATGCTTTTTTAATGGTTGATCCTGTAGCTAAAAGCACTATATATATGGGAGTTGTAACAGAACCAGGTATACAGAAAAAAGATATAAATCAAACAGGAATCACTAAAATATTTAGAAGTACTGATGATGGTGCTACTTGGTCTTTATGGTCTACCTTAGATGCAAATAGTGTAATATTTAAAGGGGGAAAAGCTAAACCTTCTACAGGATTTGGGGCTTCTGGTCAGGGTGTAACATTAAGATATGGGCAACATAAAGGAAAAATAATGTTTGCATTCTTCGGTTGGGGAGCAAATAGTAGTGGTTCTTCACCTTTAACAGTTTCAGCAATAGTCAGTTCAGACGGTAAAACTTGGGAAAATCTAGGCTATTTAAATTCAAGTACAGGTGGGGGTGATGGTAATATTGATGAAACTAAAGCAATAGAGCTTTCTGATGGAAGAATACTTTTCAATCATAGAAGATCTGTTAGTGCTGGTGGAAGATCTTGGTCTATATCTTCGGATGGTGGTGCAAGTTGGCAATGGTTAGGTAAAGATCCAGAATTAGTAGATCCAGGTAATAATGCAGATATATTCAGATACGAATATAATGGCAAACGTATAAAAACTGACAAATACATATTGTATATACACTCAGATCAAGCCCCTAATGGTACATGGTATCAAAATAGAATAAATCACCATGTTAAACTTTCTGTAAATGAGCTTAATAATGGTGCTGCTAATACATCTGGAAAATTCCAATATGACAGACAACTAATAAATGATGGTATGAACACATATTCAGGATATCCTACTATAACTGTATTGCCTGATGGTACTATAGCTACTTTAACTGAAGAACTTCCAAAATCTCAGAGTAAAGGTACAGATCATTATAATATAGTATTTAGAAGATTTAACTTAAATTGGTTAACTTCAGGTGCTGAATCTGTTAACTATAGTACTGACTATTTATTTCAAGAAGCTATGAATTAATATAGAGGAAAATAAAAAATGAGAAAATATATATTAAATACAATATTATGTACATGTTTAGTATTTAGTTCTGTTTACGGTTATTTTGGTGCTGATATGAACTTTATTGACTTCTTGGTTCATAGTAATCAATTGAGCGTTAGAACTGATAGATTTGGTATTCTAGCGGGTACAAGTAATGTAAGAGTAGCTGTTGGTATAACAGGTGCAAATAGCTTATCCGATTTAATAATACATAATATAGGTGATATAGGAGGAACAAATGGTGTTATAAGTTTAGTTCCTTCTGTTTTGGCTGGTATAGGTTATGATGCAGGTTTTTGGGGGATAGGGGCAGGTTATGAATTTACTTATAAATCTGATTCATATATGGTTCATACTCCTGTAATAACTGCTACTGTTTTAGATGATGCTCTTAGAATAAATGTACCTGTTTCTATAGGTGTAGGTTCTAAAAGTAAAACAACTGTTGCCGATCTTACAGGTGCTTATGTAGTATCAACTGCTATTGAAGCAAGATATTATTTCCCTAGAGAAATGCCTGTATTAAGTCAATTAAGATTTTTTGTAAACTATGGGAATGCATATATTGAAAATGTTGCAGATAATCAGCAGTATTTAAGACAGCAGTCTTTTGGTTTGCAAGCTAGAATATACTTCAAAATAGAAACTCCTGAAGTATTAATAGAACCTATTTTAAGAGTTCAGTATGATCAATCATTAGCTACAGATAATAAAAACTTTGGAGCAAATATAATAAATGATAATTTCTCTATTTCTGCTAAAGGTTTTGCCCCTTATTATCCTACAACAGGACCTGGAAGTTCTACCGGCGGTAATGGTGCCAATACTGGTTCTGGATTAAATGGAGGATATTTAGCTTCTATTCCTGGATCATATTATGCAATAGAACCTTATAGAGTTGGTGTTGCTGTACCTGTTGGTTTTACTGCTACTTCATTAGATGAAAATATTAGTTTTTATCTTGAACCTGCTTTATCATTTACAATGATAGGAGCTAAGCATATTTACCAGAGTTCTGCTTCACAAAATGAAAGGAATTCCATATTTGGATTAGGATATGTAGTTTATGGAGAATTATATATACGTCCTGTAAAAAGTTTGGAATGGTACTTTGAAATTCAAACTGGTGGTGTAACTATAGCTGATAGTTTAAAAAATCCTAGTCAAACTAGTTTAGTATTCAATGGTAAAACTGGTTTGAGTTATTATTTTTAATAAAAAATGAAAAATAATAAAAACTGATTCTTTTTTCTTCTAAATATTTTTAAGCCGTCTATATTTTATAGGCGGCTTTTTTACTTTACATTTTTACTTATTGCATTATAATAGAAGAAATCATTAAAAATTAGGATAAAAAAATATGAATCTTAAAGAATATATGAATATAAGACTTAAAGATATTAATAATAATATTGAAAATATATTTGACAAAAGCGATATTGAATTAGAAAATAGCTTTATAGAAATGCTTAAATATCCTCTTGATGCAGGCGGTAAAAGATTAAGACCTGTACTTACTTTATTGGCATGCGAACTTTTTGAAGGTGATTATAAAAAAGCTGTAATACCTGCAGTATCATTAGAGCTTATACATACATATTCTTTAGTTCATGATGATTTACCTGCTATGGACAATGATGATTTGAGACGCGGCAAACCTACAACGCATGTTAAATACGGTGAGGCTAATGCTATACTTGTAGGCGACGGACTTCTAACCCATGCTTTTCAGTTACTTTCTAAAGCGGATGTCAAAGACAGCACTTTAAGAAAACTTTTATTTGAATTAAGCTATGCTGCTGGAATTAACGGAATGGTTATGGGACAGTTTATCGATTTATATTACGAAGAGAAAGAAATTAATTTTGATATGCTTAAAGTTCTTCATGCTAAAAAGACAGCTGCTATGATTAGAGGAGCTGTAAGACTTGGGGCGATATCTTCTGAAAACGACAATGATATAGAAAATATAACAAAATACGGTGAAGCTATAGGACTTGCATTTCAGATACAGGACGATATACTTGATGTAATTTCCGACAATGAAACCTTAGGTAAAACTGTAGGTAAAGATGAAAAAGAAGGCAAACTTACATACGTTAAGCAGTTCGGACTTGAAGGAGCCAAAAAAGAGGCAAAAAAGGTAACAGAAAAAGCAATTGAATATTTAAATCCTTATAAAGAGAGCGAAGCTAAAAATATTTTGATAGAATTAGCAAACTATATAATAGAGAGAAAATCTTAAAAATATTTAAATAAAATGCATTTTACTAAGTTCTTTGTCTAACTCTCCGATAACAAAATAATAAAATATAAATTTAATTAAAAAAATATAATATATTATGAATGAAACTAGAAAAATTAACTTAGAAGCAATAAACAAAAATATTAAAGCATACCCTTATGACTTTATTAATATTCTTGGTAATGCCAAACAATCAGATATAACTTTAGAAGTAATAGAAACAAAATCTCAAAAACCTTCCGCTAAAGTTATAAAAAATGGAAAGCATATACTTCTTCATAGTGCTTATGACCCGATAAAAGAAGCTAATACTTTAATAAAAGAAATTGAAAATGATGAAGATTTGGATTTGGTATTTATATTCGGCATTGGGGCTGGTTATTTGATTAATGCTGTAAAAAAACTTAATGTTTCCATTGCTGTAATTGAGCCTGATATAAATTTTTTCAGCACTTTAATAGATAATTTTAGATTAGATAAAATACTTGAAGATAGTAAAATAACATTTTTTATAGGCGGAAATGATGATGAGGATATAGAAAAGTTTATATCTATAACTACAACAAAAAAAGTTAAATTTTTTGTTACAAGGTCTTATGCTTCGCTATTTCCTGAAGAGGCTATGCATTATCAAAGTAAAGTGCTTTCTGTAGTAGATAAAAAAATTATAAATATAAACACTATTTCAAGATT from Brachyspira murdochii DSM 12563 encodes the following:
- a CDS encoding outer membrane beta-barrel protein codes for the protein MKHLKKIIFTAVLSAALSTSAFAASGFEFILNVPFGLSIGIPKLPAGTPKNVIKGGVGFDIGVTAQLGYMISITDGLGISILGEIGYAHDTFAFSMDGEAATGMTGAPKMTLSQSFESIQIGLLPKVNIGAFAIGIGGGVKIPMASSINVKYGDTDAGSLKLNMNYIGTMYSTALIGYIKGTFDYSIFFTDKIAMNVGLYLGYDFMPKVATDGSVSGPFLDGGTFDIGLQLGFKFGPKA
- the rpmE gene encoding 50S ribosomal protein L31 codes for the protein MKKDIHPQYFETDVNCACGANFKIHSVQKTLHVDICHNCHPFFTGKQKILDTAGRVDKFKKRYGLKK
- a CDS encoding DNA-methyltransferase, whose translation is MNQNRSSKNKTIILDGDDAEKFSKRLITLKEKTSLDSILNKTICNDFFESINYLPDNFIDLAIIDPPYNLNKDFGNLNFRKKSDNDYNQYIDSFISLIIPHLKKTASIYVCCDLFSSSAVYDVLSKYFIVRNRITWQREKGRGAQFNWKNALEDIWFATVSNNYYFNIDAVKMKRRVIAPYREEGKPKDWQETEEGKFRLTHPSNFWDDISVPYWSMAENTTHPTQKPEKLIAKLLLASSKEGDIVFDPFVGSGTTVVVANKLNRKYVSIEMDKYYALLTEYRLEKSNTDKNIQGFADGVFWERNTYSYLKSLMTKTKKDNI
- a CDS encoding B3/B4 domain-containing protein, whose protein sequence is MKFIIENKVFETLNELSVAVVVAKNIDNTKKIDDISSMLEENILNAEKDFDNIKVKESEYIKCYRDAFQKLNINPNKFMCSIEALLTRISKKKGMPNINAVVDLVNAVSIKYKLPMGAHDLDSMKEDFYIRYSKKGDIFIPFGETESEEVDENELVYVSSNDVRTRRWIWRQSEHGKIVETSSNIIFPIDAFLGVNDDRAISARDELSSLLSKFFNCTIEVGMINAENNYIEF
- the purD gene encoding phosphoribosylamine--glycine ligase codes for the protein MKILVIGSGAREHAICNNLSKNERVSKIYCALGNAGTHREKKCKNVNISTIDEILNFAKNENIDLTIVGSEEMLVYGIADKFEENGLKIFGPNKHAAILEGSKAYSKNFMKKYGVKTAEYETFTDYNKASEYLNKCSYPIVIKASGLALGKGVLICQDKKEAQNALEDIMIKKIFKEAGDEIVIEEFLEGYEASILSVTDSNVIIPFISAKDHKKIGDNDTGNNTGGMGVIAPNPYYTKEAEELFIKDILEPTLKGIKAEKMSFAGIIFFGIMITKKGVYLLEYNVRMGDPETQAVLQLLDTDYLSIIESAMKKDISSLNIKWKNKHACCVVMASGGYPASYNKGYKIEGIENIKGKCFIAGAKIDENNNIVTDGGRVLNVVNIADTLEEARKLTYEDIEKIDFKDKYYRKDIGLIK
- a CDS encoding sialidase family protein — its product is MKKNLIISFVLICAFVFAISCNNKNVTGAGGGNTGGSGGGSTVGSGYVLPAGSLSQEEQNQPMDPNNNYTTLWTAGQGATGYRIPALAVTRNGVIVAAADRRHNGYQDLGKQNVIDVVVRTSKDLGKTWSESKVVVQANNITDSYGDAFLMVDPVAKSTIYMGVVTEPGIQKKDINQTGITKIFRSTDDGATWSLWSTLDANSVIFKGGKAKPSTGFGASGQGVTLRYGQHKGKIMFAFFGWGANSSGSSPLTVSAIVSSDGKTWENLGYLNSSTGGGDGNIDETKAIELSDGRILFNHRRSVSAGGRSWSISSDGGASWQWLGKDPELVDPGNNADIFRYEYNGKRIKTDKYILYIHSDQAPNGTWYQNRINHHVKLSVNELNNGAANTSGKFQYDRQLINDGMNTYSGYPTITVLPDGTIATLTEELPKSQSKGTDHYNIVFRRFNLNWLTSGAESVNYSTDYLFQEAMN
- a CDS encoding serpulina hyodysenteriae variable surface protein, whose protein sequence is MRKYILNTILCTCLVFSSVYGYFGADMNFIDFLVHSNQLSVRTDRFGILAGTSNVRVAVGITGANSLSDLIIHNIGDIGGTNGVISLVPSVLAGIGYDAGFWGIGAGYEFTYKSDSYMVHTPVITATVLDDALRINVPVSIGVGSKSKTTVADLTGAYVVSTAIEARYYFPREMPVLSQLRFFVNYGNAYIENVADNQQYLRQQSFGLQARIYFKIETPEVLIEPILRVQYDQSLATDNKNFGANIINDNFSISAKGFAPYYPTTGPGSSTGGNGANTGSGLNGGYLASIPGSYYAIEPYRVGVAVPVGFTATSLDENISFYLEPALSFTMIGAKHIYQSSASQNERNSIFGLGYVVYGELYIRPVKSLEWYFEIQTGGVTIADSLKNPSQTSLVFNGKTGLSYYF
- a CDS encoding polyprenyl synthetase family protein produces the protein MNLKEYMNIRLKDINNNIENIFDKSDIELENSFIEMLKYPLDAGGKRLRPVLTLLACELFEGDYKKAVIPAVSLELIHTYSLVHDDLPAMDNDDLRRGKPTTHVKYGEANAILVGDGLLTHAFQLLSKADVKDSTLRKLLFELSYAAGINGMVMGQFIDLYYEEKEINFDMLKVLHAKKTAAMIRGAVRLGAISSENDNDIENITKYGEAIGLAFQIQDDILDVISDNETLGKTVGKDEKEGKLTYVKQFGLEGAKKEAKKVTEKAIEYLNPYKESEAKNILIELANYIIERKS